Proteins encoded by one window of Streptomyces sp. NBC_01571:
- a CDS encoding AMP-binding protein — MDPGDTLEPTTSAHLDTFARDHLPPPGQWPRLSFDLPELDYPDRLNCAAELLGGGHPQRPVFRTPSGDLWTYGQLLARVDRIAHVLTTELGVVPGNRVMLRGPTTPWLAACWLAVLKAGAIAVTVLAQQRPHELTTMGTIARVTHALCDIRSVDDLAGADIPGLRITTYGGDAPDDLLLRITGASDEPFTAVDTAADDVALIAFTSGTTGRPKGCVHFHRDVLATADTFSRHVLRPREDDVFTGSPPLGFTFGLGGLVIFPMRAGACSLLLEQAGPKQLLPAIADHRVSVLFTAPTAYRAMLTELDRYDTTSLRRCVSAGENLPAATWQAWRARTGLRIINGIGATELLHIFISAADERIRPGTTGLPVPGWHARVVGADGNPVPDGEPGLLAVRGPVGCRYLADPRQREYVRDGWNITGDTYVRDTDGYFRYVARADDMIVSAGYNIAGPEVEDALLRHPDVVETAVVGRPDEARGQVVVAYAVLRPGTPRDPEALRVFLKSELAPYKCPREFVFLDVLPRTATGKLQRFRLRASIPAQASPGGELPAGGELSPGGGSK, encoded by the coding sequence ATGGACCCCGGCGACACCCTGGAGCCGACGACCTCGGCCCACCTCGACACCTTCGCCCGCGACCACCTCCCGCCTCCGGGCCAGTGGCCCCGACTCTCCTTCGATCTACCCGAGTTGGACTATCCGGACCGGCTCAACTGCGCCGCCGAGCTCCTCGGCGGCGGCCATCCGCAGCGCCCCGTCTTCCGCACGCCGTCCGGCGACCTGTGGACGTACGGACAGCTCCTCGCGCGCGTCGACCGCATCGCCCATGTGCTGACCACCGAGCTGGGCGTGGTGCCCGGAAACCGGGTCATGCTGCGCGGGCCCACCACGCCCTGGCTGGCCGCGTGCTGGCTGGCGGTCCTGAAGGCGGGCGCGATCGCCGTCACGGTGCTCGCGCAGCAGCGCCCGCACGAGCTGACCACGATGGGCACGATCGCCCGGGTCACCCACGCCCTGTGCGACATACGGTCGGTCGACGACCTGGCCGGGGCGGACATCCCGGGGCTGCGGATCACGACGTACGGCGGTGACGCGCCCGACGACCTGCTGCTGCGGATCACGGGCGCGTCCGACGAGCCCTTCACGGCCGTGGACACGGCCGCCGACGACGTCGCGCTGATCGCGTTCACCTCGGGCACGACCGGCCGCCCCAAGGGCTGTGTGCACTTCCACCGCGATGTGCTGGCGACGGCGGACACCTTCTCCCGCCATGTGCTGAGGCCACGCGAGGACGACGTCTTCACCGGCAGTCCCCCGCTGGGGTTCACCTTCGGGCTCGGCGGACTCGTCATCTTCCCGATGCGCGCGGGCGCCTGCTCCCTGCTGCTCGAACAGGCGGGTCCCAAGCAGTTGTTGCCCGCGATCGCGGATCACCGTGTCTCCGTGCTGTTCACCGCGCCGACCGCGTACCGGGCGATGCTGACGGAACTGGACCGGTACGACACGACGTCGCTGCGGCGCTGTGTGTCGGCGGGTGAGAACCTGCCCGCAGCGACCTGGCAGGCCTGGCGCGCCCGTACCGGGCTGCGCATCATCAACGGCATCGGCGCCACCGAGCTGCTGCACATCTTCATCTCCGCGGCGGACGAGCGGATCAGACCCGGCACGACCGGCCTGCCCGTCCCCGGATGGCATGCCCGCGTGGTCGGCGCCGACGGGAATCCGGTACCGGACGGCGAACCCGGCCTGCTCGCCGTACGCGGCCCGGTGGGCTGCCGCTACCTCGCCGACCCGCGGCAGCGGGAGTACGTGCGCGACGGCTGGAACATCACCGGCGACACCTACGTCCGCGACACCGACGGCTACTTCCGCTATGTCGCCCGCGCCGACGACATGATCGTCTCGGCCGGGTACAACATCGCGGGGCCGGAGGTCGAGGACGCCCTGCTGCGCCACCCGGACGTCGTCGAGACAGCGGTCGTGGGCCGCCCCGACGAGGCACGCGGCCAGGTCGTGGTGGCGTACGCGGTACTGCGGCCGGGCACGCCACGGGACCCTGAGGCGCTGCGGGTCTTCCTCAAGTCCGAGCTCGCACCCTACAAATGCCCCCGCGAGTTCGTCTTCCTGGACGTGCTGCCGCGCACGGCGACGGGGAAGCTGCAGCGGTTCCGGCTGCGTGCCTCCATCCCCGCGCAGGCATCCCCCGGAGGCGAGTTGCCCGCCGGGGGTGAGTTGTCCCCCGGCGGCGGTTCCAAGTGA
- a CDS encoding amino acid permease, translating to MGLFQLICFGVGAIVGTGIFVGLSDSVAQAGPAVVVSFILAAITCVFTAFSFAELGGAIPVSGSSYSFAYAGLGEGTAFLVGWCLLLEYGVSVSAVAVGWSQYVNELLHSLTGAQLPAALSTGPSDGGVVNLPAVIVIGLASVLLIRGVRESARATAAMALLKLVVLVVFCAIGFSAFKDGNLTPFSPAGLGGIGAGTTAAFFSYIGFDAITTAGEEAKNPRRDIPVAILVCIGLVTLLYCAVALAAIGAVGGDAVGGRPAALSYVVDVVTGSTVGGAVVAFGAVVAIASVVLAVMYGQTRILMSMSRDGLVPRVFEKISPRTSTPVAGTLIVALVFAVPAAFASLDAVVNLTTIGTLATMAAVNVAVIALRRREPGLARTFRVPLYPVVPLLGVGFCLYLMYETGWTTWIQFAGFLLAGVLVYVLYGRRRSLLARPAGATRAAAEPASREA from the coding sequence ATGGGCCTCTTCCAGCTCATCTGCTTCGGCGTCGGCGCGATCGTCGGCACGGGGATCTTCGTCGGCCTCTCCGACTCGGTGGCGCAGGCCGGACCCGCCGTGGTCGTCTCGTTCATCCTCGCGGCGATCACCTGCGTCTTCACCGCGTTCTCGTTCGCCGAGCTCGGCGGCGCGATCCCGGTCTCCGGATCCTCGTACTCCTTCGCCTACGCGGGGCTCGGCGAGGGCACGGCCTTCCTCGTCGGCTGGTGCCTGCTCCTGGAGTACGGCGTCTCCGTGTCGGCCGTCGCGGTCGGCTGGAGCCAGTACGTGAACGAACTGCTGCACAGCCTCACGGGCGCGCAGCTCCCGGCGGCGCTCTCCACCGGCCCCTCCGACGGCGGAGTCGTCAACCTCCCCGCGGTCATCGTGATCGGGCTGGCCTCGGTGCTCCTGATTCGCGGGGTGCGCGAGAGCGCCCGGGCGACCGCCGCCATGGCCCTTCTCAAACTCGTCGTGCTCGTCGTCTTCTGCGCGATCGGGTTCAGCGCCTTCAAGGACGGCAACCTCACCCCGTTCTCGCCCGCCGGCCTCGGCGGCATCGGCGCGGGCACCACGGCCGCCTTCTTCTCCTACATCGGCTTCGACGCGATCACCACCGCCGGTGAGGAGGCCAAGAACCCCCGCCGGGACATCCCGGTCGCCATCCTGGTCTGCATCGGCCTGGTCACCCTGCTCTACTGCGCCGTCGCCCTCGCGGCGATCGGCGCGGTCGGCGGCGACGCGGTCGGCGGCCGGCCCGCCGCGCTCTCGTACGTCGTCGACGTGGTCACCGGCTCCACCGTAGGCGGCGCGGTCGTGGCGTTCGGCGCGGTCGTCGCCATCGCCTCGGTGGTGCTCGCGGTGATGTACGGGCAGACCCGCATCCTCATGTCCATGTCCCGCGACGGACTCGTACCGCGCGTCTTCGAGAAGATCTCGCCGAGGACGTCGACGCCGGTCGCGGGAACCCTGATCGTCGCGCTCGTCTTCGCGGTCCCGGCCGCCTTCGCCTCCCTCGACGCCGTCGTCAACCTGACGACCATCGGCACGCTCGCCACCATGGCCGCCGTCAATGTCGCGGTGATCGCACTGCGGAGGAGGGAGCCGGGTCTCGCGCGTACGTTCCGGGTGCCGCTCTACCCCGTCGTACCACTGCTCGGCGTCGGCTTCTGTCTGTATCTGATGTACGAGACGGGCTGGACGACCTGGATCCAGTTCGCCGGGTTCCTGCTGGCCGGAGTCCTCGTGTACGTCCTCTACGGACGCCGACGCTCGCTGCTCGCCCGTCCGGCGGGGGCTACGCGGGCCGCCGCTGAGCCGGCATCACGGGAAGCCTGA
- a CDS encoding ATP-binding protein, whose amino-acid sequence MNGPTLHDTPAPASWRIALPHTAAAVPVARALVRTAMAELEHSADSDTAELLTAELVANAVEHTAGDGPIELVVELMATGCQVEVHDPDPAPPGNLTVPGAIEAPDPWQEHGRGLLLIRTLSSSCGHRPTDSGKAVWFRLPVMPAQRRPA is encoded by the coding sequence ATGAACGGACCCACCTTGCACGACACCCCCGCCCCCGCATCCTGGCGCATCGCGCTGCCGCACACCGCCGCGGCCGTGCCGGTGGCCCGCGCCCTGGTCCGCACCGCGATGGCCGAGCTGGAGCACTCGGCCGACAGCGACACGGCGGAGCTGCTCACCGCGGAGCTGGTGGCGAACGCCGTGGAGCACACCGCGGGGGACGGTCCCATAGAGCTGGTCGTGGAACTGATGGCGACCGGCTGCCAGGTCGAGGTGCACGACCCGGACCCGGCGCCGCCGGGCAACCTCACCGTCCCCGGGGCGATCGAGGCGCCCGATCCCTGGCAGGAGCACGGGCGCGGCCTCCTGCTGATCCGCACCCTGAGCTCCTCCTGCGGTCACCGCCCGACCGACTCCGGAAAGGCGGTCTGGTTCAGGCTTCCCGTGATGCCGGCTCAGCGGCGGCCCGCGTAG
- a CDS encoding bifunctional salicylyl-CoA 5-hydroxylase/oxidoreductase, giving the protein MRVAVVGGGPGGLYAAALLKRLDPGREITVWERNAPDDTFGFGVVLSDETLGGIEHADPVVYAALQDEFVRWDDIDIVHRGVHHTSGGHGFAALGRRRLLEILHERCRSLGVELRFRAEAPAPAELTRAYDLVVAADGVRSPTREAYADVFGPSVEEHRCRYIWLAADFALDAFRFEIAGTEHGVMQLHAYPYAADASTVIVEMREEVWRAAGFADLDPQESVERCAKVFADALGGRPLRSNKSAWTTFRTVVNDRWSHGNLVLLGDAAHTAHFSIGSGTKLAVEDALALAACLQERPTLDEALAAYEEERRPVVASTQRAARASLEWFENVGRYVDQRPRQFAFNLLTRSRRVTHDNLRLRDAHFTAAVEREFGCPPGTPPMFTPFRLRGLTLRNRVVVSPMDMYSAVDGVPGDFHLVHLGARALGGAGLVMTEMVCVSAEGRITPGCAGLYTHRQAESWRRIIGFVRAQAPGTAVGVQLGHSGRKGSTKLMWEGIDEPLEEGNWPLVAASPIPYGPRSQPPRELSRAQLTDIREQFAAAAWRAARCGFDLLELHCAHGYLLSGFLSPLTNRRTDAYGGSLERRLRFPLEVFDAVRAVWPEERPMTVRISATDWAEGGTTGDDAVAVARAFAAHGADAVDVSTGQVVADEHPEYGRSYQTPYADRIRHETGLPVIAVGAISSWDDVNSLLLAGRTDLCALARPHLYDPHWTLHAAAEQGYEGPGVAWPKPYRAGSRRPQTGRTDAPRPRLSLEP; this is encoded by the coding sequence CTGCGCGTCGCCGTCGTCGGTGGCGGACCCGGCGGCCTGTACGCTGCCGCCCTCCTCAAACGGCTCGACCCCGGCCGTGAGATCACCGTGTGGGAACGCAACGCCCCCGACGACACCTTCGGCTTCGGCGTCGTCCTGTCCGACGAGACGCTCGGCGGCATCGAACACGCCGACCCGGTCGTGTACGCGGCGCTCCAGGACGAGTTCGTGCGCTGGGACGACATCGACATCGTGCACCGGGGCGTCCACCACACCTCCGGCGGCCACGGCTTCGCGGCGCTCGGCCGGCGCCGGCTGCTGGAGATCCTGCACGAGCGGTGCCGCTCGCTCGGCGTCGAGCTGCGCTTCCGCGCCGAGGCACCGGCGCCGGCCGAGCTGACCCGGGCGTACGACCTGGTCGTCGCCGCCGACGGGGTGCGCAGTCCGACGAGGGAGGCGTACGCGGACGTGTTCGGGCCGTCCGTCGAGGAACACCGGTGCCGCTACATCTGGCTGGCCGCCGACTTCGCCCTCGACGCCTTCCGCTTCGAGATCGCCGGCACCGAGCACGGTGTGATGCAACTGCACGCCTACCCGTACGCGGCCGACGCCTCCACCGTCATCGTCGAGATGCGCGAGGAGGTGTGGCGGGCCGCCGGGTTCGCGGACCTCGACCCGCAGGAGTCCGTCGAGCGGTGCGCCAAGGTCTTCGCCGACGCGCTGGGCGGACGGCCGCTGCGGTCCAACAAGTCGGCGTGGACCACCTTCCGCACGGTGGTCAACGACCGCTGGTCGCACGGCAACCTGGTGCTCCTGGGCGACGCCGCGCACACCGCCCACTTCTCCATCGGCTCGGGCACGAAGCTCGCAGTCGAGGACGCCCTCGCCCTCGCCGCGTGCCTTCAGGAGCGGCCCACGCTCGACGAGGCACTCGCCGCGTACGAGGAGGAGCGCCGCCCGGTGGTCGCGTCCACCCAGCGCGCGGCCCGTGCGAGCCTGGAGTGGTTCGAGAACGTGGGGCGGTACGTCGACCAGCGCCCACGCCAGTTCGCCTTCAACCTCCTCACCCGCAGTCGCCGGGTCACCCACGACAACCTGCGGCTGCGCGACGCGCACTTCACGGCCGCGGTCGAGCGCGAGTTCGGCTGCCCACCCGGCACACCCCCGATGTTCACCCCGTTCCGGCTGCGCGGACTGACCCTGCGCAACCGGGTCGTGGTCTCCCCGATGGACATGTATTCGGCCGTCGACGGCGTCCCCGGCGACTTCCACCTCGTGCACCTGGGAGCGCGGGCGCTCGGCGGTGCCGGTCTGGTGATGACCGAGATGGTGTGCGTGAGCGCCGAGGGCCGTATCACGCCCGGCTGCGCGGGGCTCTACACGCACCGCCAGGCCGAGTCCTGGCGGCGGATCATCGGTTTCGTGCGCGCCCAGGCGCCCGGCACCGCTGTCGGCGTCCAGCTCGGTCACTCCGGCCGCAAGGGCTCCACGAAGCTGATGTGGGAGGGCATCGACGAGCCGCTCGAAGAGGGCAACTGGCCTCTCGTGGCCGCGTCCCCGATCCCGTACGGACCGCGCAGTCAGCCACCCCGCGAACTCTCCCGCGCTCAACTGACCGACATCCGGGAACAGTTCGCGGCCGCCGCCTGGCGTGCCGCGCGCTGCGGCTTCGATCTCCTCGAACTGCACTGCGCGCACGGCTACCTGCTCTCCGGTTTCCTCTCGCCACTGACCAACCGGCGCACCGACGCCTACGGCGGCTCGCTGGAGCGCAGACTGCGCTTCCCGCTGGAGGTCTTCGACGCCGTACGTGCGGTGTGGCCGGAGGAACGTCCCATGACCGTCCGCATCTCCGCCACCGACTGGGCCGAGGGCGGCACCACCGGGGACGACGCGGTCGCCGTCGCGCGGGCCTTCGCCGCGCACGGCGCGGACGCGGTGGACGTGTCGACGGGTCAGGTGGTGGCGGACGAGCACCCCGAGTACGGACGCTCGTACCAGACTCCGTACGCCGACCGGATCCGCCACGAGACGGGCCTGCCGGTGATCGCCGTCGGCGCGATCTCCTCCTGGGACGACGTCAACTCCCTGCTCCTGGCCGGGCGCACCGACCTGTGCGCGCTCGCCCGCCCGCACCTCTACGACCCGCACTGGACCCTGCACGCGGCGGCCGAGCAGGGGTACGAGGGCCCGGGCGTCGCCTGGCCGAAGCCCTACCGCGCGGGCAGCAGACGCCCGCAGACCGGGCGCACCGACGCCCCCAGACCACGCCTGTCACTGGAGCCTTGA
- a CDS encoding PaaX family transcriptional regulator C-terminal domain-containing protein, producing MINVSEQRAPRSLIVTFYGAYGRFMPGPVPVAELIRLLAAVGVDAPSVRSSVSRLKRRGLLEPARTPAGAAGYGLSPDARQLLDDGDRRVYATTPPEDDGWVLAVFSVPEPERQKRHVLRSRLAGLGFGTAAPGVWLAPARLYEETRHTLARLRLDPYVDLFRGEHLGFAATADAVARWWDLGSIAKEHEAFLDRHAPVLRAWERRTDTPPEEAYRDYLLALDTWRHLPYADPGLPVALLPRDWPGARSAAVFRALHERLRDAGAAFTEVPA from the coding sequence GTGATCAATGTGTCAGAGCAGCGCGCCCCCCGGTCCCTCATCGTCACGTTCTACGGCGCGTACGGCCGTTTCATGCCCGGCCCGGTGCCGGTGGCCGAGCTGATCCGGCTGCTCGCCGCGGTCGGCGTCGACGCGCCCTCCGTGCGCTCGTCGGTCTCCCGGCTCAAGCGTCGCGGACTGCTCGAGCCGGCCCGAACCCCGGCGGGCGCGGCGGGGTACGGGCTGTCGCCGGACGCGCGGCAGCTGCTCGACGACGGCGACCGGCGGGTGTACGCGACGACGCCTCCCGAGGACGACGGCTGGGTGCTCGCCGTCTTCTCCGTGCCGGAGCCGGAGCGCCAGAAGCGGCACGTGCTGCGCTCGCGGCTGGCCGGTCTCGGCTTCGGGACGGCCGCGCCCGGGGTGTGGCTCGCTCCGGCCCGGCTGTACGAGGAGACGCGGCACACCCTCGCGCGGCTGCGGCTCGATCCGTACGTGGACCTCTTCCGCGGGGAGCACCTGGGCTTCGCGGCGACGGCGGACGCGGTCGCGCGCTGGTGGGACCTGGGTTCGATCGCCAAGGAGCACGAGGCGTTCCTCGACCGGCACGCGCCCGTGCTGCGCGCCTGGGAGCGGCGGACGGACACCCCTCCCGAGGAGGCGTACCGCGACTACCTGCTGGCCCTGGACACCTGGCGCCACCTCCCGTACGCCGACCCGGGACTTCCCGTCGCGCTGCTGCCACGGGACTGGCCCGGGGCCCGTTCGGCCGCTGTCTTCCGGGCCCTGCACGAGCGGTTGCGCGACGCGGGGGCGGCCTTCACCGAGGTGCCCGCGTAG
- a CDS encoding RidA family protein — protein sequence MSTERLNPPELSPPTGFSHAVVATGSRVVFLAGQTALDTDGKVVGETLPEQFERALTNLLTALRAAGGTPADLARVTVYATDVADYRVHASELGRIWRRLAGRDYPAMAVVGAARLWDERALVELDGFAVLA from the coding sequence GTGAGCACCGAGCGTCTCAATCCGCCCGAACTCTCCCCGCCCACCGGCTTCTCGCACGCTGTCGTCGCCACCGGCAGCCGCGTCGTCTTCCTGGCGGGCCAGACCGCGCTCGACACGGACGGGAAGGTGGTCGGCGAGACCCTCCCGGAGCAGTTCGAGCGGGCGCTGACGAACCTGCTCACCGCGCTGCGGGCCGCGGGGGGAACCCCGGCCGACCTCGCGCGGGTCACCGTCTATGCCACCGATGTCGCGGACTACCGCGTCCACGCGTCCGAACTCGGGCGCATCTGGCGGCGGTTGGCGGGGCGTGACTACCCCGCGATGGCCGTCGTCGGCGCCGCGCGCCTGTGGGACGAACGCGCCCTGGTCGAACTGGACGGCTTCGCGGTACTGGCGTAG
- a CDS encoding enoyl-CoA hydratase family protein: MSPFTGSAARTSDWRHLRCELADGVATVTLARPEKLNALTFGAYADLRDLLAELSRERSVRALVLAGEGRGFCSGGDVDEIIGATLSMDTAQLLDFNRMTGQVVRAVRECPFPVIAAVHGVAAGAGAVLALAADFRVADPSARFAFLFTRVGLSGGDMGAAYLLPRVVGLGHATRLLMLGDPVRAPEAERIGLISELTEEGHADEAARALAHRLAAGPALAYAQTKALLTAELDMPLAASVELDASTQALLMNGEDYAEFHAAFTEKRPPKWRGR, encoded by the coding sequence ATGAGTCCCTTCACCGGCTCAGCCGCCCGCACCTCCGACTGGCGGCACCTGAGGTGCGAGCTCGCCGACGGGGTCGCCACCGTCACCCTGGCCCGGCCCGAGAAACTCAACGCCCTCACCTTCGGCGCCTACGCCGACCTGCGCGACCTGCTGGCCGAGCTCTCCAGGGAACGGTCGGTGCGCGCCCTGGTGCTGGCCGGCGAGGGCCGCGGCTTCTGCTCGGGGGGCGACGTCGACGAGATCATCGGCGCCACGCTCTCCATGGACACCGCCCAGCTCCTCGACTTCAACCGGATGACCGGACAGGTCGTGCGCGCCGTACGGGAGTGCCCCTTCCCGGTGATCGCGGCGGTGCACGGCGTGGCCGCGGGCGCCGGAGCCGTGCTCGCGCTGGCGGCCGACTTCCGGGTGGCCGACCCCAGCGCCCGCTTCGCCTTCCTCTTCACCCGCGTCGGACTGTCCGGCGGCGACATGGGCGCCGCCTATCTGCTTCCCCGCGTCGTCGGGCTCGGCCACGCGACCCGGCTGCTGATGCTCGGCGACCCCGTCCGTGCGCCCGAGGCCGAGCGGATCGGCCTGATCAGCGAGCTGACCGAGGAGGGGCACGCCGACGAGGCCGCGCGGGCACTGGCCCACCGCCTGGCGGCCGGGCCGGCCCTCGCGTACGCCCAGACGAAGGCGCTGCTCACCGCCGAACTCGACATGCCGCTCGCCGCCTCCGTCGAACTGGACGCCTCGACGCAGGCCCTGCTGATGAACGGCGAGGACTACGCCGAGTTCCACGCCGCCTTCACCGAGAAGCGCCCGCCGAAGTGGCGGGGGCGATAG
- the argF gene encoding ornithine carbamoyltransferase → MATVPTALAGRHFLKELDFTGEEFRGLIELAAELKAAKKAGTETPYLRGRNIALIFEKSSTRTRCAFEVAAADQGASTTYLDPSGSQIGHKESVKDTARVLGRMFDAIEYRGDSQASVEELAAHAGVPVYNGLTDDWHPTQMLADVLTMTEHCAKPLDGIAFAYLGDARFNMGNSYLITGALLGMDVRIVAPRAYWPADEIVARARGLAGSSGGRVTLTEDVGEGVRGADFVATDVWVSMGEPKEVWDERIEALFPYAVTMDVLRATGNPDVRFLHCLPAFHDLGTKVGREIHAAHGLDSLEVTDEVFESPHSVVFDEAENRLHTIKAILVATLA, encoded by the coding sequence ATGGCGACAGTCCCGACCGCCCTCGCCGGCCGCCACTTCCTCAAGGAGCTGGACTTCACCGGAGAGGAGTTCCGCGGTCTGATCGAGCTGGCCGCCGAGCTGAAGGCGGCCAAGAAGGCCGGGACCGAGACCCCGTACCTGCGCGGCAGGAACATCGCGCTGATCTTCGAGAAGAGCTCGACCCGCACGCGCTGCGCGTTCGAGGTCGCTGCCGCGGACCAGGGCGCCTCGACGACGTACCTGGACCCGTCCGGCTCGCAGATAGGCCACAAGGAGTCCGTGAAGGACACCGCGCGCGTCCTCGGCCGGATGTTCGACGCGATCGAGTACCGGGGCGACAGCCAGGCCTCGGTCGAGGAGCTGGCGGCGCATGCCGGCGTGCCGGTCTACAACGGTCTGACCGACGACTGGCACCCCACCCAGATGCTCGCGGACGTGCTCACGATGACCGAGCACTGCGCCAAGCCCCTCGACGGGATCGCCTTCGCCTATCTCGGTGACGCCCGTTTCAACATGGGCAACTCCTACCTGATCACCGGCGCGCTCCTCGGTATGGACGTCCGTATCGTCGCCCCGCGGGCCTACTGGCCGGCCGACGAGATCGTCGCGCGCGCCCGTGGACTCGCCGGGAGCAGCGGCGGCCGCGTCACCCTCACCGAGGACGTGGGCGAGGGCGTCCGGGGGGCCGACTTCGTCGCCACCGACGTCTGGGTGTCGATGGGTGAGCCCAAGGAGGTGTGGGACGAGCGCATCGAAGCCCTGTTCCCGTACGCCGTGACCATGGACGTGCTGCGCGCCACCGGCAACCCGGACGTGAGGTTCCTGCACTGTCTGCCGGCCTTCCACGACCTCGGCACCAAGGTCGGACGCGAGATCCACGCCGCCCACGGTCTCGACTCGCTCGAAGTGACCGACGAGGTGTTCGAGTCGCCCCACTCGGTCGTCTTCGACGAGGCGGAGAACCGGCTGCACACCATCAAGGCGATCCTGGTCGCGACCCTGGCCTGA
- a CDS encoding acyl-CoA dehydrogenase family protein yields MTVFSLDTAQSAWCAELRTLAAERLRPLAEKGEPGHVNRPLVVELGRLGLLARLFTSGALDLCLMRESLAHACTEAETALALQGLGAHPVHAYGTRAQRTYWLPRVTDGTAVAAFALSEPAAGSDAAALALRADRAASADEGDTGAVAEADGAGRWRLTGEKCWISNAPEADFYTVFARTTPGAGARGVTAFLIPADRPGLTGAPLDMLSPHPIGALAFDAVPVTADDVLGEPDRGFRVAMGTLNLFRPSVGAFAVGMAGAALEATLAHTSRREAFGGKLKDLQTVAHQVAEMALRTEAARLMVYAAAAAYDEGAPDVPRRAAMAKLLATETAQYVVDAAVQLHGARALRRGHLLEHLYREVRAPRIYEGASEVQRAVIAKELYATWEEL; encoded by the coding sequence GTGACCGTTTTCTCGCTCGACACGGCGCAGAGCGCCTGGTGCGCCGAGCTGCGTACGCTCGCCGCGGAGCGGCTGCGCCCGCTGGCCGAGAAGGGCGAGCCGGGCCACGTCAACCGCCCGCTCGTCGTCGAGCTGGGCCGACTCGGGCTGCTCGCCCGGCTGTTCACCTCCGGCGCGCTCGACCTGTGCCTGATGCGGGAGTCCCTGGCGCACGCCTGTACGGAGGCCGAGACGGCGCTCGCCCTGCAGGGGCTCGGTGCGCATCCCGTGCACGCGTACGGCACCCGGGCGCAGCGCACGTACTGGCTCCCGCGCGTCACGGACGGCACCGCGGTGGCCGCCTTCGCGCTCAGCGAGCCGGCCGCGGGCTCCGACGCGGCGGCGCTGGCCCTGCGCGCCGACCGGGCCGCGTCCGCCGACGAGGGGGACACCGGGGCCGTCGCCGAGGCCGACGGCGCCGGGCGCTGGCGGCTCACCGGGGAGAAGTGCTGGATCTCCAACGCGCCCGAGGCCGACTTCTACACCGTCTTCGCGCGGACCACCCCGGGGGCCGGCGCCCGGGGTGTCACCGCGTTCCTCATCCCCGCCGACCGGCCCGGTCTCACCGGGGCCCCGCTCGACATGCTCTCGCCGCACCCGATCGGCGCCCTCGCCTTCGACGCCGTACCGGTCACGGCGGACGACGTGCTCGGTGAACCCGACCGCGGCTTCCGGGTCGCGATGGGCACCCTCAACCTCTTCCGCCCGAGCGTGGGCGCCTTCGCGGTCGGTATGGCGGGAGCGGCCCTGGAGGCGACCCTCGCGCACACCTCCCGGCGAGAGGCGTTCGGGGGGAAGCTGAAGGACCTGCAGACGGTGGCCCACCAGGTCGCCGAGATGGCGCTGCGGACGGAGGCGGCCCGCCTGATGGTGTACGCGGCCGCGGCGGCGTACGACGAAGGAGCTCCGGACGTGCCCCGGCGCGCGGCGATGGCGAAGCTGCTGGCGACCGAGACGGCCCAGTACGTGGTCGACGCGGCGGTCCAGCTGCACGGGGCCCGCGCCCTGCGCCGCGGTCATCTCCTCGAACACCTCTACCGGGAGGTCCGCGCGCCCCGTATCTACGAGGGTGCGAGCGAGGTCCAACGGGCCGTCATCGCCAAGGAGTTGTACGCCACATGGGAGGAACTGTGA
- a CDS encoding DUF6299 family protein has product MSLRQVIGAATGAALLLLVPSAVAAAAAGLPDPYGTVTVDTTGHLATDGTVTLSGTYRCLTSTGPVLVSSSVRQGDSRVRHGIGGTATVCDGAAHRWANSGKREPGTLRPGAAHVEATLMELSPGAGGLPLPKFHAVRQQDITFMES; this is encoded by the coding sequence ATGTCCTTGCGCCAGGTCATCGGCGCGGCCACCGGCGCCGCGCTCCTGTTGCTCGTCCCGTCCGCCGTCGCCGCGGCCGCCGCCGGCCTGCCGGACCCGTACGGGACGGTCACCGTGGACACCACCGGTCACCTCGCGACGGACGGCACCGTCACCCTCTCCGGCACCTACCGGTGTCTGACGAGCACCGGCCCGGTCCTGGTGTCCTCGTCGGTGCGGCAGGGCGACTCCAGGGTGCGTCACGGCATCGGCGGCACCGCGACCGTCTGCGACGGAGCGGCGCACCGCTGGGCCAACTCCGGGAAGCGCGAGCCCGGCACCCTCCGGCCGGGAGCCGCCCACGTCGAGGCCACGCTGATGGAACTGAGCCCCGGCGCGGGCGGCCTGCCGCTGCCGAAGTTCCACGCGGTGCGGCAGCAGGACATCACTTTCATGGAGAGCTGA
- a CDS encoding DUF5999 family protein: MCSHQTLCPSADSRLPHVVSAHHEQGWSLLCNGAIVFDDSGELLPDGSVVAPHRVFAERLSVAA, translated from the coding sequence ATGTGTTCCCACCAGACTCTGTGCCCGTCCGCGGACTCCAGGCTTCCGCACGTGGTGTCGGCCCACCACGAGCAGGGGTGGAGCCTGCTGTGCAACGGCGCGATCGTCTTCGACGACAGCGGCGAACTGCTCCCCGACGGCAGCGTGGTCGCTCCGCACCGCGTGTTCGCCGAGCGGCTCAGCGTCGCCGCCTGA